Proteins found in one Sporosarcina jeotgali genomic segment:
- a CDS encoding carbohydrate kinase family protein, translating into MKKHVLIYGDVFVDYIAEDERNSSFNTYLGGATVNVAAGIARLGAPVSFITITGDDETSDFVRKELEKEGVDLTPSIVKPEKRVNGVYVHLTPEHDRVFSNYQNETPDMQVTANDLQRETFQQASILHICSGTMFHPTALETTRKAVDLARETETLVSFDANIRPLRWESEELCRETTVSFLTSADLVKLTEEELMFMMNTDTLDEGILRLSAFSIPVVLITQGDRGTLAIIHGEQFQILSPKAIPVDTTGAGDAFMAGILRQLHLDGYPKNTTEWQKVIRFGNQMGALCVTKAGALTAMPYADDLDDVSFE; encoded by the coding sequence ATGAAGAAACATGTACTGATTTATGGCGATGTATTCGTCGATTACATTGCAGAAGACGAGAGAAATTCATCATTTAATACTTATTTAGGCGGAGCGACAGTCAATGTAGCAGCTGGCATTGCACGATTGGGTGCACCCGTATCTTTCATCACCATAACAGGAGACGACGAAACGTCAGACTTTGTGCGCAAAGAACTGGAGAAGGAAGGAGTGGACTTGACCCCTTCAATTGTAAAGCCGGAAAAACGGGTAAACGGGGTATATGTCCATTTAACACCTGAACATGATCGCGTCTTTTCAAACTATCAAAATGAAACACCAGATATGCAAGTAACTGCAAATGACTTGCAACGAGAAACTTTCCAACAAGCATCTATTTTACATATTTGTTCAGGTACAATGTTTCATCCGACGGCTCTCGAAACGACCCGGAAAGCAGTAGACCTTGCAAGAGAAACGGAAACCCTTGTTTCATTCGATGCGAATATCCGACCGCTGCGCTGGGAAAGTGAGGAACTTTGCCGCGAAACAACAGTTTCATTTCTGACTAGTGCAGATCTCGTTAAGCTGACGGAAGAAGAGCTGATGTTCATGATGAATACGGATACGCTGGATGAGGGGATACTCCGACTATCGGCTTTTTCAATTCCTGTAGTCTTGATTACGCAGGGTGATCGTGGCACGCTCGCGATCATTCATGGTGAACAGTTTCAAATACTTTCTCCAAAAGCAATTCCTGTGGATACAACTGGTGCGGGGGATGCATTCATGGCAGGGATTTTACGTCAGCTTCATCTAGATGGGTACCCGAAGAATACTACTGAATGGCAAAAAGTGATTCGTTTTGGCAATCAAATGGGGGCTTTATGTGTCACAAAAGCAGGCGCTTTAACAGCGATGCCTTATGCAGATGACCTGGATGATGTTAGTTTTGAGTAA
- a CDS encoding MFS transporter, producing the protein MDKTKSKIHYAWWILVGLCLMVGLGKGALNNTAGLFITPVAKDLGIGIGNLTLYLSISSIVTLIFLPIGGKMMAKYDIKALLIGAIILQAGAFAAFGFMKAVWGWYILSIPLAVGGVFITVIAGPVLINQWFKKSNGLALGIMGAAAGALGAISQPIAGNLIASRGWSQTYIIIGAAVLIIVIPVILLLIRKSPKDKGLQPYGAAADGEAATDMNDKGIAMAVAKKSGAFYALTLFFFLITAIASFSIHIPTFLANKGYSVEFSGTVMGIYMIGVLLGALILGVLSDKIGSKNTSLLAMLLGILSIFMLLFFSESATLITIAAGILGFMAASIGTLAPTLASTLFGSKDYSQIYAMASLGLAVASIIALPAYGYVYDFTGTYTMVLWIIVAMFVINIVAIFYAFKSKKQLVDQGHWN; encoded by the coding sequence ATGGATAAGACGAAAAGTAAAATTCACTATGCCTGGTGGATTCTAGTAGGACTTTGTTTGATGGTCGGACTTGGGAAAGGTGCACTTAATAATACAGCGGGTCTTTTCATCACTCCGGTTGCTAAGGACTTAGGAATTGGTATTGGAAATCTAACGCTTTACTTAAGTATTTCTTCAATTGTCACATTGATTTTCTTGCCAATTGGCGGAAAGATGATGGCGAAGTATGACATTAAAGCGCTGCTTATTGGTGCTATCATTTTACAGGCAGGAGCATTCGCTGCATTCGGCTTCATGAAAGCTGTATGGGGCTGGTATATCTTGTCTATTCCATTGGCAGTCGGAGGCGTGTTCATCACTGTTATTGCGGGTCCGGTTTTAATCAACCAATGGTTCAAGAAAAGTAACGGACTGGCACTCGGTATCATGGGTGCGGCTGCAGGAGCACTTGGTGCGATCTCCCAACCGATCGCTGGTAATTTAATTGCAAGCAGAGGCTGGAGTCAGACGTACATCATTATCGGTGCAGCTGTTTTGATCATCGTTATTCCTGTTATTCTCCTGCTTATCCGTAAATCACCAAAAGATAAAGGGTTACAGCCGTATGGCGCAGCTGCAGATGGTGAAGCGGCGACAGACATGAATGATAAAGGGATTGCAATGGCCGTTGCAAAGAAATCCGGTGCATTTTATGCATTGACACTCTTCTTCTTCCTGATCACTGCAATTGCGAGTTTCTCAATTCATATCCCAACGTTCCTAGCGAACAAAGGATATTCTGTTGAGTTTTCTGGAACGGTGATGGGGATTTATATGATCGGTGTTTTACTGGGTGCGCTGATTCTAGGTGTGCTTAGTGATAAAATCGGTTCTAAAAATACGTCATTGCTTGCGATGTTACTAGGTATTTTGTCAATCTTCATGTTACTATTCTTCTCTGAAAGTGCGACACTCATTACAATTGCTGCTGGTATACTTGGTTTCATGGCAGCGTCAATTGGTACACTTGCGCCAACGCTTGCGTCTACATTATTCGGCAGTAAAGACTATAGTCAGATCTATGCAATGGCTTCACTGGGACTAGCAGTGGCATCTATTATTGCGTTGCCGGCATATGGATATGTTTATGACTTCACGGGAACATACACAATGGTTCTTTGGATCATTGTTGCGATGTTCGTCATTAACATTGTTGCGATATTTTATGCATTCAAGAGTAAAAAACAATTGGTCGATCAAGGCCACTGGAACTGA
- a CDS encoding putative bifunctional diguanylate cyclase/phosphodiesterase, whose amino-acid sequence MELTTQRFKYKRLFLLIIFVVLLPIICEELLIQFYHLDFKNKIWYNLLGTSIMLLFSIPIFIYLIQKTERTASSLQKQLIENDKIHQKLTLSNIELDYNANHDFLTGLQNRYRLFQVLDKMAAKRSELAILFIDLDRFKSINDTMGHLSGDIFIKMVSIRLKQAIPMGAQVFRHGGDEFVIVSELPNSRAVEIAEQILNAFKEPFEVNNTLLYTSASIGISHLPEHGSDSVTLLKNADRAMYRAKEAGGNSYKVFSQLAEDDDQKQLILENDLRNACETEQLLVHYQPVIDLSTGRLKSFEALVRWKHPDLGLIPPGDFIPVAERSGLINEIGTWVLESACEQVKQWHYLNDTLGLAVNVSIRQFRNPQFPSVVRDVLEITQFPPHLLILEITESMMQDDYESVRIIEEIRALGVKLAIDDFGTGYSSLSKLGFLPIDYLKIDRSFTMEMLTHPPIQSIVQTIIDMGRNLDMELIAEGIEEEGQSSILAECGCQFGQGYLFSKPLPAEEIETAYCLSSLLKVN is encoded by the coding sequence ATGGAGCTTACGACACAGCGTTTTAAATATAAGCGTCTTTTTTTACTCATTATCTTTGTAGTTCTTCTGCCAATTATTTGTGAAGAACTGCTCATTCAGTTTTATCATCTGGACTTTAAAAACAAGATTTGGTACAACCTATTAGGGACCAGTATTATGCTTCTATTCTCTATACCGATTTTCATATATTTGATTCAAAAAACGGAAAGAACGGCCTCTTCTTTGCAAAAGCAGCTGATTGAGAATGACAAGATTCATCAGAAGCTGACACTGTCCAATATTGAATTGGACTATAATGCCAATCACGACTTTCTGACAGGTCTTCAAAACCGTTACAGACTTTTTCAAGTCCTCGACAAAATGGCTGCAAAACGTTCAGAGCTTGCCATTCTATTTATCGACCTCGATCGTTTCAAGTCCATCAATGACACGATGGGCCATTTGTCGGGAGATATATTCATAAAAATGGTCAGTATACGTCTGAAACAAGCAATTCCAATGGGAGCACAAGTGTTTCGTCACGGTGGCGATGAGTTCGTCATTGTATCTGAATTGCCTAATTCAAGAGCTGTTGAAATTGCCGAGCAGATACTCAATGCGTTTAAAGAACCGTTCGAAGTCAACAACACATTGCTATATACCTCTGCAAGTATCGGTATCAGCCACCTTCCCGAACACGGTTCAGATTCAGTGACATTATTAAAAAACGCGGACCGGGCTATGTATCGGGCAAAAGAGGCAGGCGGCAACAGCTACAAAGTATTCTCCCAGCTGGCAGAAGATGATGACCAGAAACAATTGATCCTGGAAAATGACCTCCGGAATGCATGTGAAACGGAACAATTACTCGTCCACTACCAGCCTGTCATTGACTTGTCAACTGGACGCCTTAAAAGTTTTGAGGCGCTGGTGCGCTGGAAACACCCTGACTTGGGACTTATCCCGCCTGGAGATTTCATCCCCGTGGCAGAGCGTTCAGGATTGATCAACGAAATTGGTACATGGGTGTTAGAATCTGCGTGTGAACAAGTAAAACAATGGCATTATTTAAATGACACGTTAGGTCTTGCAGTAAATGTCTCTATTCGCCAGTTCAGAAACCCGCAATTCCCGAGTGTCGTCAGAGACGTTCTCGAAATCACGCAGTTTCCTCCTCATCTGCTCATATTGGAAATTACCGAGTCCATGATGCAGGATGATTACGAGTCTGTACGCATTATCGAGGAAATACGTGCACTTGGCGTGAAATTAGCCATTGATGACTTTGGAACAGGATATTCTTCTTTAAGCAAGCTTGGATTTTTACCAATTGATTATCTGAAAATTGACCGGTCCTTTACTATGGAGATGCTGACTCATCCACCGATTCAATCCATTGTACAAACGATTATCGATATGGGTCGCAACCTCGATATGGAGCTTATTGCTGAAGGAATCGAAGAGGAAGGCCAATCATCAATTCTAGCAGAGTGCGGCTGTCAATTTGGTCAAGGGTACTTGTTCAGCAAACCACTGCCTGCTGAAGAGATAGAAACTGCGTATTGCCTTTCCTCATTGTTGAAAGTTAACTGA
- a CDS encoding ABC transporter substrate-binding protein encodes MRKMLNAVLLIVTILTLGVLTACTNKVSDTPDGNPETGKDPSQSDTDQPNASDMKTPSIKFWHSLSGEEQVALESIVEGFNESQDQVEVTAEFQVGYEKAMEKWQQVSGKKEAPALIQIEDLDTKSMLDSGKGEPIQTLADSGGIDITGLDAAVLNHYNYQDKLVSIPLTASIPMMVYNKDLFEEAGLDSEKGPELISELIHSGETLTTDQATGFSIPSEGWLFENWLAIIGGEYVNERNGRAGNATKAEFSSDAGRLVFRTLQDMNEAGTFKSFGPDWEDTRDAFVSEKTAIYLESSSHIEKVMSDAAFDVDVAFVPGGDELRREGVITSGSSVWVSNEIDNEQREGALTFLTYFLTPEVQAEWHVKTGYLASNPKAYEEETVQMKWENQPYYQAVIDQLHDAESSPVNQGALFTAHRESRQAIVTALEKMYEGKEYQAALAEAADRTNTAIEKGNAKGE; translated from the coding sequence ATGAGGAAAATGCTGAATGCTGTTTTGCTTATCGTAACAATCTTAACTCTGGGTGTTCTTACTGCTTGTACAAATAAGGTATCCGACACACCGGACGGGAATCCGGAAACAGGAAAAGATCCTTCTCAGTCTGACACAGATCAGCCAAACGCATCGGATATGAAAACACCTTCCATTAAATTTTGGCACAGTTTGTCTGGTGAAGAACAAGTAGCCTTAGAAAGCATCGTGGAAGGATTTAATGAATCACAAGATCAGGTTGAAGTGACCGCTGAATTTCAAGTCGGCTATGAAAAAGCGATGGAGAAATGGCAGCAAGTGAGCGGAAAGAAAGAGGCGCCTGCATTAATTCAAATAGAAGATCTAGATACAAAATCTATGTTAGACAGTGGTAAAGGCGAGCCGATACAAACGTTGGCGGATAGTGGCGGGATTGACATCACTGGGTTAGACGCTGCTGTTTTGAACCATTACAACTATCAGGACAAATTGGTTTCCATTCCTTTAACTGCGTCAATACCGATGATGGTTTACAACAAAGATCTATTCGAAGAGGCAGGACTCGATTCGGAAAAAGGACCTGAATTGATTTCTGAACTGATCCATTCAGGGGAGACTTTGACAACCGATCAAGCAACAGGATTTTCAATTCCCTCTGAGGGCTGGCTTTTTGAAAACTGGCTCGCGATTATAGGCGGCGAGTATGTCAACGAGCGTAACGGCCGGGCGGGAAATGCGACAAAGGCTGAATTCAGCAGCGATGCAGGACGTCTGGTATTCCGTACATTACAGGATATGAATGAAGCCGGGACATTCAAAAGCTTTGGACCGGACTGGGAGGATACACGCGATGCGTTTGTTTCCGAAAAGACGGCAATCTATCTAGAATCTTCGTCTCATATCGAAAAAGTAATGTCCGACGCAGCATTTGATGTGGACGTTGCCTTTGTGCCAGGAGGAGATGAGTTAAGAAGAGAAGGCGTAATCACCAGCGGCTCATCCGTATGGGTGTCAAACGAAATTGACAATGAGCAGCGAGAAGGGGCTCTTACGTTTCTCACTTACTTTTTAACGCCAGAAGTTCAAGCGGAATGGCATGTGAAAACCGGTTATTTAGCCAGCAACCCGAAAGCGTATGAAGAAGAAACAGTTCAAATGAAATGGGAAAACCAGCCTTACTATCAAGCAGTGATAGATCAGCTGCACGACGCAGAATCTTCTCCTGTAAACCAAGGTGCTCTGTTCACGGCGCATCGTGAATCCCGGCAGGCCATTGTCACCGCATTGGAAAAGATGTACGAAGGGAAGGAGTATCAGGCAGCACTTGCAGAAGCAGCTGATCGAACGAATACTGCAATTGAAAAAGGAAATGCTAAAGGAGAATAA
- a CDS encoding glycerophosphodiester phosphodiesterase family protein: MKVLKVASLLILLLSGCSSDYQKPVALPEEPFLVIAHRGASAYAPAHTFPSYELAIDMGAHYIELDLHRTKDGKLVVLHNDSIELNGSELEIDEITSDTLGAFKPADEFNQPTNEFASQRFSSLRVPSLEQVLREFGDQTNYYIEIKSPDRYPGIEQQLIDQLAGHDLLNREDSIPKVIIQSFSSDSLKKVHELSPETPLIQLYSFKKKANLSSSKLKQVTHYASGIGVNATAVTEQLVDAVHQAGLAIHPFTVNEREQFSSLFSMGIDGVFTDKPDLILQLLNQDPEGD; this comes from the coding sequence TTGAAGGTTTTAAAGGTTGCCAGTTTACTCATTCTTTTGCTTTCCGGCTGCTCTTCCGATTACCAAAAGCCTGTTGCCCTGCCCGAAGAACCTTTTCTAGTCATTGCTCATCGCGGGGCTTCTGCCTATGCGCCCGCTCACACATTTCCTTCTTACGAGCTGGCGATCGATATGGGCGCCCATTATATTGAACTCGATCTGCACCGGACAAAAGACGGTAAACTGGTTGTTCTTCACAATGATTCAATTGAATTGAACGGCAGTGAATTGGAGATTGATGAAATCACTTCCGATACCTTAGGCGCTTTCAAACCTGCCGACGAATTCAACCAGCCGACGAACGAATTCGCTTCGCAAAGATTCTCAAGTCTTCGAGTCCCTTCTTTGGAACAAGTACTTCGTGAATTCGGTGACCAAACCAATTACTATATTGAAATCAAGTCTCCTGATCGATATCCCGGCATCGAACAGCAGCTTATTGACCAGTTGGCGGGGCATGATCTGTTAAACCGAGAGGACTCAATTCCGAAAGTAATCATTCAATCCTTCAGCAGTGACAGCCTGAAAAAAGTACATGAATTGAGTCCCGAAACTCCTTTAATTCAACTCTATTCATTTAAGAAAAAAGCGAATTTGTCATCTTCAAAACTGAAACAAGTCACTCACTACGCATCCGGGATCGGAGTAAATGCAACCGCCGTTACGGAACAGCTCGTAGATGCAGTCCACCAAGCAGGGCTTGCTATCCATCCTTTTACCGTCAATGAAAGAGAACAATTTTCTTCTCTTTTCTCGATGGGAATAGATGGCGTTTTCACTGATAAGCCCGACCTGATCCTCCAGCTTTTAAACCAAGATCCTGAAGGTGATTAA
- a CDS encoding ABC transporter ATP-binding protein, whose translation MKRVELIDVSKSYDKQVDVISNIDVTIEPGEFFVLVGPSGCGKSTMLRMIAGLEEITDGVLQIGGKIANHLSPDKRELSMVFQNYALYPHLTVRQNITFGLDVKKVKKAVQTERANEVAEMLGLTGFLKRKPRELSGGQRQRVALARAIVSEAPICLMDEPLSNLDAKLRAHMRTEIRRIQRKLGITMIYVTHDQVEAMTMGDRIMILHEGKIQQVGKPVDIYNFPANPFVATFIGSPPMNVSPARMEPTKSGIFIEDTIHIPMNEDQLIASSARSLLAGIRPEQIKPVLTGSEVGNKIQVEVTNVEILGNETVFSFQVGQREWMAKWSGQWDIAIGDHVPILLGSEFFCVFDEETGELIRKPEGLEHLSIAKEVSL comes from the coding sequence ATGAAAAGAGTCGAACTGATTGACGTGTCAAAGTCTTATGACAAACAAGTCGATGTGATTTCGAATATCGACGTAACGATCGAACCCGGAGAATTTTTTGTGCTGGTCGGTCCTTCTGGGTGCGGTAAGAGCACGATGCTGCGGATGATCGCCGGCCTGGAAGAGATTACAGATGGAGTACTTCAAATCGGCGGGAAAATCGCAAATCATTTATCTCCTGACAAGCGCGAGCTATCGATGGTCTTTCAAAACTATGCGCTTTATCCACATCTAACCGTTCGTCAAAATATAACATTTGGGCTCGATGTTAAGAAAGTGAAGAAAGCTGTGCAAACAGAAAGGGCGAACGAAGTCGCAGAGATGCTCGGGTTAACCGGTTTTTTGAAACGGAAACCGCGCGAACTTTCAGGAGGACAGCGGCAGCGGGTTGCGCTTGCACGTGCGATTGTGAGTGAAGCGCCAATTTGTTTAATGGATGAGCCTCTTTCTAACTTGGATGCGAAGCTGAGAGCGCATATGAGGACAGAGATTCGCAGAATTCAGCGTAAACTCGGCATTACGATGATCTACGTAACGCACGACCAAGTGGAAGCGATGACGATGGGTGACCGGATTATGATTCTGCATGAAGGAAAGATCCAGCAAGTCGGAAAGCCCGTCGACATCTACAACTTCCCAGCAAATCCTTTTGTTGCGACGTTTATCGGATCACCGCCGATGAATGTCAGTCCAGCTAGAATGGAACCGACGAAATCAGGGATTTTCATTGAGGATACAATTCATATCCCGATGAATGAAGACCAATTGATTGCGAGTTCTGCAAGGTCGCTGCTCGCAGGAATTCGGCCCGAGCAAATAAAACCGGTTCTAACAGGAAGTGAAGTCGGGAATAAGATACAAGTTGAAGTGACGAATGTAGAGATTTTAGGGAATGAGACTGTATTTTCATTCCAAGTAGGGCAGCGGGAATGGATGGCAAAATGGAGTGGCCAATGGGATATTGCGATTGGCGATCATGTTCCGATTTTGTTAGGTTCTGAATTCTTCTGTGTATTCGATGAAGAGACGGGAGAGCTGATCCGTAAACCTGAAGGTCTTGAGCACCTTTCGATTGCGAAAGAGGTGAGCTTATGA
- a CDS encoding carbohydrate ABC transporter permease, producing the protein MTAVRAPGMWKRSSDVRVGFLYLLPSIILFAVFLFYPMIRTIYLSFFLTDQNGNAAVNVGFENYSYLLTSMEFLNSMKATGLFVLYTVPIGIILALFFALLANEKLKGIGFFRTMYSSTMGISVAASSVIWLFLFHPSVGLFNRILLAINLPQIQWLLDPEWALLSIAISTIWMNTGFSFLILLGGLQNIDEHLYESSRIDGADYFYRLRRITIPMLSPTLFFIITISLINAFQTFGQIDILTKGGPSQSTNLIVYSIYREAFINYQFGTASAQAVILFIIILAVTILQFKLLEKKVHYQ; encoded by the coding sequence ATGACGGCAGTTCGAGCTCCTGGTATGTGGAAACGTTCTTCCGATGTGCGTGTTGGATTTTTATATCTGCTGCCATCCATCATCTTATTTGCAGTATTCCTATTTTATCCGATGATCCGGACGATTTATCTAAGTTTCTTTTTGACTGATCAAAACGGCAACGCCGCGGTCAATGTCGGCTTCGAAAACTACAGCTACTTGCTCACATCAATGGAATTTTTGAATAGTATGAAGGCAACCGGGTTATTTGTCTTATATACAGTGCCCATCGGAATTATTCTAGCATTATTTTTCGCGTTGCTCGCAAATGAGAAATTGAAAGGAATCGGCTTTTTCAGAACGATGTATTCGTCGACGATGGGGATATCTGTTGCGGCATCTTCAGTGATCTGGTTATTTCTGTTTCATCCAAGCGTAGGGTTATTCAATCGGATCCTGCTCGCCATTAATCTCCCGCAAATTCAGTGGCTGCTGGATCCGGAGTGGGCACTGCTGTCAATTGCAATCTCCACGATTTGGATGAACACCGGATTCTCGTTTCTGATTCTTCTTGGAGGATTGCAGAATATCGATGAGCATCTGTATGAAAGCTCACGAATTGACGGAGCGGACTACTTTTACAGACTTCGGCGTATTACGATTCCCATGCTGTCCCCAACATTATTTTTCATCATCACGATTTCTTTGATCAATGCGTTCCAGACCTTTGGCCAAATTGATATTTTGACGAAAGGCGGGCCTTCCCAATCGACAAACCTGATTGTCTACTCGATTTATCGGGAAGCGTTCATCAATTATCAGTTTGGAACTGCCAGTGCGCAAGCGGTCATTCTTTTTATCATCATCCTGGCAGTTACGATCCTTCAATTTAAGCTTCTCGAAAAGAAGGTGCATTATCAGTGA
- a CDS encoding carbohydrate ABC transporter permease yields MVFFPVLYAFMISFMSGPEILQGRFFPEVFKFDNYVKVFDRLPLMNYLLNSFIVSLTVMFGQLVVCSLAAYAFVFIPFKGRDFVFFLFISTMMIPWEATMIPNFFTIQKLDWLNTYQGMSLPFFALAFGTFLLRQHFKTIPKELQEASQIAGLGRFAFFWKVILPVSKTSLVTLGAYGFLTTWNMYLWPLLITTNSSVRTVQIGLKQLQSQEMSTDWGVVMAGVIVVIIPTLLLLFIGQKQLQKGLSQGALK; encoded by the coding sequence ATGGTGTTCTTCCCTGTGTTGTATGCGTTCATGATTTCGTTTATGAGCGGACCGGAAATTTTACAAGGACGATTTTTCCCGGAAGTCTTCAAGTTTGATAACTATGTGAAGGTGTTCGATAGACTTCCGCTGATGAACTACTTGTTGAACAGTTTCATCGTGTCGCTGACTGTGATGTTCGGGCAATTAGTCGTTTGCAGTCTGGCGGCCTATGCGTTTGTATTCATCCCATTTAAAGGAAGGGATTTCGTATTCTTCTTATTCATCTCGACGATGATGATTCCGTGGGAAGCGACGATGATCCCGAACTTCTTCACGATTCAAAAGCTCGACTGGCTGAATACGTATCAAGGGATGTCGTTGCCGTTTTTCGCGCTCGCATTCGGAACGTTCTTGCTGCGCCAGCATTTTAAAACGATTCCGAAAGAGTTGCAAGAGGCGTCGCAAATTGCAGGTCTCGGCAGGTTTGCATTCTTTTGGAAAGTGATTTTGCCAGTCTCGAAAACGAGTCTGGTCACACTAGGGGCATATGGGTTCCTGACGACGTGGAATATGTACTTGTGGCCGCTGCTGATCACGACGAATAGTTCGGTGCGAACGGTTCAAATTGGACTAAAGCAGCTGCAGTCTCAGGAGATGTCAACCGATTGGGGGGTGGTCATGGCTGGTGTCATCGTCGTCATCATTCCGACGTTATTGCTGTTGTTTATCGGACAAAAGCAACTTCAGAAAGGGTTGTCGCAGGGGGCTTTGAAGTGA